One genomic segment of Vagococcus intermedius includes these proteins:
- the lrgA gene encoding antiholin-like murein hydrolase modulator LrgA, whose amino-acid sequence MEEEKKYSFLQQAFVFTVIMLLSNVVSKFLFIPIPASVLGLVFLFFALVFKIIKLEHVESLGGLLTGLVSFLFVPSGISVVKSLGIMKDSGIQIVLTIFIATVLLLAVTGWSTILLLRIRKVIGLSNKN is encoded by the coding sequence ATGGAAGAAGAGAAAAAGTATTCATTTTTACAACAAGCTTTCGTATTTACTGTCATCATGTTACTGTCAAATGTTGTGTCTAAGTTTTTATTTATTCCGATACCTGCATCTGTATTGGGATTAGTATTTTTATTTTTTGCATTAGTATTTAAGATAATCAAGTTAGAACATGTAGAATCATTAGGAGGATTGTTAACAGGCTTAGTTAGTTTTTTATTTGTTCCCTCAGGCATTTCTGTAGTTAAGTCACTTGGTATTATGAAAGATTCGGGTATTCAAATAGTACTTACTATTTTTATTGCGACTGTTTTATTATTAGCAGTTACAGGTTGGTCAACAATACTGCTATTAAGGATAAGGAAAGTGATTGGTTTGTCAAATAAAAATTAA
- a CDS encoding glycoside hydrolase family 1 protein: MTVKTTFPKGFLWGGATAANQCEGAYDVDGKGLTIADVSPGGKERLGLLMSGEFPLEIDRDNYTYPNHKGIDFYNRYKEDIAMFAEMGFKTFRMSISWARIFPNGDDAEPNEAGLRHYENVIDELLKYGIEPTITMSHYETPLNLVKEYGGWKNRELIALFERYAKVILERFHTKVKYWMTFNEINTGVFGSFFSTAMREAVPQDNFQALHNQFVASSLATKMAHELNPNIMMGCMSIYATMYTMDSNPLTAIKREEENRLLNYYCNDLQVRGEYPSYALKYFKKNGIEIEIAEGELALIKEHTVDYLSFSYYMSSTVSTEVGEEARGNFFGGTKNPFLKASEWGWEIDPVGLRIALCDLYGRYGVPLYISENGLGASDNVEKDGSINDDYRIDYLKLHIEEMAKAINIDGVDLMAYTPWGCIDLVSASTGEMSKRYGFIYVDLDDEGHGTMKRSKKKSFNWYKEVITNNGL, translated from the coding sequence TTCTTATGGGGAGGTGCAACAGCCGCTAACCAGTGTGAGGGTGCTTATGATGTAGATGGTAAAGGATTAACAATTGCTGATGTCTCACCAGGAGGAAAAGAGCGTTTAGGTTTATTAATGTCAGGCGAATTCCCGCTTGAAATTGATAGAGATAATTATACTTATCCAAACCACAAAGGGATTGATTTTTACAATCGTTATAAAGAAGATATTGCAATGTTTGCTGAGATGGGGTTTAAAACATTCCGTATGTCGATCTCTTGGGCACGTATCTTCCCAAATGGGGATGATGCTGAACCAAATGAAGCAGGGTTACGCCACTATGAAAATGTGATTGATGAGCTATTAAAATATGGCATTGAACCAACGATTACAATGTCTCATTATGAAACACCACTAAATCTTGTTAAAGAATATGGTGGTTGGAAAAATCGTGAATTAATTGCATTATTTGAACGTTATGCCAAAGTTATTTTAGAGCGTTTCCACACAAAAGTTAAGTATTGGATGACGTTTAATGAAATTAATACAGGAGTCTTTGGCTCATTCTTTAGTACAGCTATGAGGGAAGCAGTTCCTCAAGATAATTTCCAAGCGTTACATAACCAATTTGTAGCAAGTTCTTTGGCTACTAAAATGGCTCATGAATTAAATCCAAATATAATGATGGGCTGTATGAGTATCTATGCGACTATGTATACGATGGATTCAAATCCATTAACTGCTATTAAGCGTGAAGAAGAAAATCGTCTGCTTAACTACTACTGCAATGACCTACAAGTTCGTGGTGAATACCCAAGTTATGCCTTGAAATATTTTAAAAAAAATGGCATTGAGATAGAAATTGCTGAGGGTGAATTAGCATTAATTAAAGAACATACAGTTGATTATTTATCATTCAGTTACTATATGTCTTCAACTGTAAGTACAGAAGTTGGCGAAGAAGCTCGTGGTAATTTCTTTGGTGGTACTAAAAACCCCTTCCTTAAAGCAAGTGAATGGGGCTGGGAAATTGATCCTGTTGGGTTACGTATAGCTCTTTGTGATTTATATGGTCGTTATGGCGTACCACTATACATTTCTGAAAATGGCTTAGGTGCTAGTGATAACGTAGAAAAAGATGGTTCTATCAATGATGATTACCGTATTGATTATTTAAAATTACACATTGAAGAAATGGCTAAAGCTATTAACATTGATGGTGTTGACCTAATGGCTTACACTCCTTGGGGGTGTATTGATTTAGTCAGTGCTTCAACTGGTGAAATGTCCAAACGATATGGTTTCATCTATGTAGATCTTGATGATGAAGGTCATGGAACGATGAAACGTTCGAAGAAAAAATCATTTAATTGGTATAAAGAAGTCATTACAAATAATGGCTTATAA
- the arcA gene encoding arginine deiminase, with amino-acid sequence MTQPINVFSEIGKLKTVLLHRPGKELENLMPDYLDDLLFDDIPYLPQAQKEHDAFADLLRKKGVEVVYLEDLAAEAISEPDVRSSFIKDYLEEANIKGTGLTRMIQAKLDAIRTNRELIDVTMAGIPKSDLEELKSKSLTDMIESDYPFAIDPMPNLYFTRDPFATLGTGVSINKMYSVTRRRETLYAKYIFTYHPRFKDSNIPMLYDRHDSTRIEGGDELVLSKDLLALGMSQRTDVASIEKLAKNIFEQKIGFKRLLAFDIGSKRKFMHLDTVFTMLDYDKFSIHPEIEGDLTVYSISETVDGKIEIIKECDSLEAILNKYLEIDTVKLIRCGGNDPMAAAREQWNDGSNTLAIAPGEVIVYDRNPVTNKALEEAGVTLNYIAGSELVRGRGGPRCMSMPLVREDI; translated from the coding sequence ATGACACAACCTATTAATGTTTTTTCAGAAATAGGGAAATTAAAAACAGTTTTATTGCATCGTCCAGGAAAAGAGTTAGAAAACTTAATGCCAGATTATCTTGATGATTTATTGTTTGATGATATTCCTTACCTACCACAGGCACAAAAAGAGCATGATGCTTTTGCCGATTTATTGAGGAAAAAAGGGGTCGAAGTTGTATATTTAGAAGACTTAGCAGCAGAAGCTATTTCTGAACCTGACGTCAGGTCGTCCTTTATTAAAGATTATTTAGAGGAAGCAAATATAAAGGGCACGGGCTTAACACGTATGATTCAAGCTAAATTAGATGCAATTAGAACCAATCGAGAATTGATTGATGTGACAATGGCGGGTATTCCAAAATCTGATTTGGAAGAGTTAAAATCTAAAAGCCTAACGGATATGATTGAATCAGACTATCCTTTTGCAATTGACCCAATGCCGAATCTCTACTTTACTAGAGATCCCTTTGCTACCCTTGGTACAGGTGTGTCTATCAATAAAATGTATTCGGTTACTCGTAGACGAGAGACACTCTACGCTAAATATATTTTTACTTATCATCCAAGATTTAAAGATAGTAATATTCCGATGTTATATGATCGTCATGACTCAACTAGAATTGAAGGCGGAGATGAATTAGTACTATCAAAAGATTTGTTAGCCTTAGGAATGTCACAAAGGACAGATGTAGCATCTATTGAAAAGTTAGCTAAAAATATTTTTGAACAAAAAATTGGCTTTAAACGCTTATTAGCTTTTGATATTGGAAGTAAGCGTAAATTCATGCATTTAGATACTGTTTTCACTATGCTAGATTATGATAAATTTTCAATTCATCCAGAAATAGAAGGAGATTTGACCGTTTATTCTATTTCAGAAACAGTGGACGGGAAAATAGAGATTATCAAAGAATGTGATAGCCTGGAAGCGATTCTCAATAAATATTTAGAAATTGATACAGTTAAGCTAATTCGTTGTGGAGGTAATGATCCTATGGCAGCTGCAAGGGAGCAGTGGAATGATGGTTCAAATACCTTAGCTATTGCGCCAGGGGAAGTCATTGTTTATGATCGGAATCCGGTAACGAATA
- the lrgB gene encoding antiholin-like protein LrgB gives MTPHLGIMISLVSFGIGSFLFKKSKGFFLFTPLFVAMVLGIVCLKVAHISYDEYNQGGKIINFFLEPATIAFAIPLYKQVDVLKKNLVEILLAIVIGSICSLGIVFIITKQLNVSKEVMLSLLPQAATTAIALPASESIGGIPAITSFAVIFNAVIVYAMGKMILKLFNIKNSIARGLALGTSGHALGVAISIEMGEVEAAMASIAVVVVGVVTVLIIPLFITIVGI, from the coding sequence ATGACACCCCATTTAGGTATTATGATTTCATTAGTATCGTTTGGAATCGGTAGTTTTTTATTTAAAAAGAGCAAAGGATTTTTCTTATTTACCCCACTATTTGTTGCTATGGTGTTAGGTATTGTTTGTTTGAAGGTGGCTCATATTTCTTATGATGAATATAATCAAGGCGGTAAAATCATAAACTTTTTCTTAGAACCAGCCACTATTGCTTTTGCTATTCCGTTATACAAACAAGTAGACGTATTGAAAAAAAATCTTGTAGAAATATTATTAGCGATTGTTATTGGATCTATTTGTTCTTTAGGCATTGTTTTTATTATAACAAAACAATTAAATGTCTCTAAAGAAGTGATGTTATCACTTTTACCTCAAGCCGCTACAACTGCTATCGCACTGCCAGCATCGGAATCAATTGGTGGCATACCAGCTATTACATCTTTTGCGGTTATTTTTAATGCAGTGATAGTCTACGCTATGGGGAAAATGATACTAAAATTATTTAATATCAAAAATTCAATAGCAAGAGGACTAGCCTTAGGGACTAGTGGACATGCTCTTGGTGTGGCAATAAGTATTGAAATGGGAGAGGTTGAAGCAGCAATGGCAAGTATTGCTGTAGTAGTAGTAGGTGTTGTAACCGTTCTGATAATCCCGCTATTCATTACTATTGTTGGCATATAA